Below is a genomic region from Betta splendens chromosome 8, fBetSpl5.4, whole genome shotgun sequence.
TAATTATTTGGCTCATGGCAGTTTTTATTCACTAAAGCACAGAGTGTATCACACACTAACCATTAATCTTATGGTACGGCTGTTTACATCTGTGGTCACTTTACAAACCAATATAGTTTTCAATCCAGAGACAAGTCTCTTTGGTGTCATGATAATAGCGGTGGCTGCAGCTGTATCAGATTGATTGAGCTTGATTACAGCAAGAAGACACCACGTATCAGGATCATAAGCTCCTGGTTCTCGCGCTCTGCAGCCGGTCTGGTTTCTCTCCGCACCGTTTGAGTCGCTCGCCTTTATGGTGTTTAACGTTTTCTGTTAAATTGACCCACTTGTGTGGAACTGAACTCCGGTTATTAATAGATGTTCCTTTTCCtgttacaaaacaaaagatCCATCTCTGGGAAGTAATTGTTTTTATGTTATGGTGGAAAACATTCTACCCCGCTTTAAAACACCAGCATCTATATTAGTAATCCGACCACATGGAGCCGTGGGAGCAAGGAAACTGCATCAGTTCTCATTTGTACATTTGGTGCTAAAGTGGAGGCTGTATCCCCAAAGATCTGCCCAGCCCTAATTTATTGAAACCGCGGTTTCTGAACGCAGCTCGATGATACGAAGACTTCCTGGTAACCAGTGGAGAGTGGGAAGTGAGCGTTCAACCCCAGCACGATCCTGCTTCCTTCTCGCCTGCTGCACTAAAAGAGCCCAGCGAGCCCGTTGTGTGGCATCCTGCCATAACTCTCAACCTTGGAACGGTTTTTAACAGAATCATTAAACGTGTGATTGATGATACAACATATGGTCAGATTTTTACGAGGTTCATTCTCGTTCTATTCTCAAGGTCTGACAGTTGATGCAGCTAAGCTTGCGCAAGAatggtgtgttgttttttatgagTTGAGGaatttttagtctttttttatCTCTGTTGTGAAATGAGCACACAAATTAACTTTGAAAGTCTGACAGCACAAAAATAACACACAGGAAATCAGTGTTTGATGAGGTTGCTTCACTCAATATCACACTGTGTGACTTTCAGAAATACTAATCAGGTATTAAGGTTCATGCAACGCAACACTTCTGGACTCACGTCCAGGAAATCAGTCGGATTTCTGGTGAACACATAAATCAGACACCAGGAAAAAGCCTGTGTCTGATTTATGGACATGCAAACTGTGCCACTGTGAAGTCACTGAAAAGACGTGAGAAGAGAAGGGTGAGTGACATGAAATAAACTCAGGGAGAGGTCGATGTGTGGGGTCACGCTGAAGGAATCTAATGAATTTGTTTGGATAGAGGCTAAATAAATATCGCTGCCACAGAAAAGCCCCAGAGAAACTGTCTGTTCAGCCCCAGGGTGCGTTTGGGGGAAGTGGGTTTAATAAAACCAATATTTAGCTTCTGAACATTTAAAAGTCATCGTTCAAAAGCAAATACTCAACAGGTTTCATATAATATGAtcctatttattgttttatttgccCGAGTTTAGAATTTGAGTCCCTTCACCTCGTGTGGAGTGAATGAATACTGAATAATTACATACTTTCTCCTAAGTCCTTACACCAGAgttgagctgctgtgtggttAATTATTATAGTCTGAATTCACTGATCAAGGGCACAAACCAGAACAAGCTTTGGGTTGAGTGTGGGAGCAAAATATGTGCATGTCCTAGTACAGTACACAGTCAATGTATAACAGATGGGTCACAGTCTACGTCACCTGTGTTTCAGAGTAGAGTGTGGATATTTGCAAGCAGCCCTGAAAGGCTGTtgagggaagaaggaggaggaggaagctgttgTGTGGTTAATTAAGGCTGAGTGCTGTGCCTTTTCTCCACGCCACGCTGTCTTTTCCTACCTCTGCCCAAAGTAAAGGCAGGATGCTGCCATCCATGTCAATAATAAACAAAGAGGCTCCAGTGACCAGAACACCGGCGAAGCTCGCTCCCCCGCGCCCACGCCTGCGGTCAGATGTGCCGCATCCGTTCGCCTGCACCCGTTTGATGCTTAGCTGCCTCTCTGTGAAGCGGAAGTGGACGGCGAGACACAGCAGGAGGAGTCAGGAGCAATTAAGCAGATCCTGAATGagccggggggggggtcagtctGAGTTAGGCGTCAGAAATTGTACACAGAGTCTTTACAAGATGTTTATACGACAAAGCTGTAAAAGCTGTAAACGCTGTAAAGGCCTGTGTGTTTTCGAACGTGCCACGCTCATAAAGTTTCATTGTCGCGCCTTGTACGGCCACTCTGCACCGTGGATGCCGGCTGTTTGTTGACACACGAGCCTTTTAGGTGAAGCTGCGACAGCTGTGGCAGAGGCTAAACTTGGACGTTCCCCCGAGGAGTCCACCCTCACGGCACCCACTGCCTCCTCCGATATAAACACGGAGCCAAATgccactcgtgtgtgtgtgtgtgtgtgtgtgtgtgtgtgtgtgtgtgtgtgtgtgtgtgtgtgtgtgtgtgtgtgtgtgtgtgtgtgtgtgtgtgtgtgtgtgtgtgtcggttaCGGACCAATGGTTCATCTTGACCTGTACATTTACAGGTGGCTGCGTTACTAAACGTCCCATTCATCTCCATCAAAGGTCCTTCAGGGAACCCTGAATTCTCCCAGCGTGAACAAAGAGAAGGCCCTTGTTCTGGTTCTAGTCGTTTACATGTGATGTCAATGATCCGTGGTCTTTCTCGTAGATGTCAACTATTTAAATGTCCATTGGTGTGGCTGAGAACATTCTTGCAGAGCTGGAAACCATCTGTCAGAGTCTTGGCAGATCTGAAACTTGGCAAGAAGGATCGTTTGGGCAGGAAAATGTTTTTGCGAAATTCAAGAAAAGAATGTTCAACGtggaatgaggaggaggagagcaaaaCATTACAGTATCGGCCTGTTGACAGGGTGTCTTATTGTGAAACAGACGCCTTAAGGCTTCGCTTTCTGATTTAACATAATGTGCTTTGCGTGATTTATCATTCATTTTACGTGttatttttcccattgaaaGCGACCACTTGTGCTGCTGGGGGTTCATCTGGGGTTTCGCCATCACCATCAGCTGTGTTCGTCACATTTTCAGCGAACACAATCAAGAGCGATCTGTTTGTTCCTCGGGACTCGCCAACGCCCACCTAAAAATAAAGCCGGCCtccaaccaccacaacaacagcatAACACGAAGCCGCCGTGTTGCTGCTGCTAAAATTAAATTTGCTTAAGTGTCCGCGTGACGGAGATGAGCCGTCCTCACCTCCAGGACTGGAAAGTGATGCGTTCGAGGGATTGGCCATTAGGATCAGAGCCTCCGTCCACGGATCAGAGCCAGAGGCACGCTGGTCCGCTGATGGAGCAAATGATGCCCTGAGCaaatggagcaggaagatgatggtgaACCGAGCTGGGCGCGCGTGCCTTCTCCAAACGGCACGTTTACACATCCAGGAACGGCCTTAATGTGAATACGAGGGgagcctttgtgctgtttgttttcatttgggcTCTGGAAACCAGGCGAACCTGTTGAACACCAGCGCCGTGCAGCCTGGCGACTGGACCTTCACGAGCAAAATAAAGCAATGAGCAATGATTCATCAGAGAGAACCAAAACACTCACACCTTCTCTGCTCCCGAAGCAGAGCATCGGCCATACGTTATTCTGAAGGAGCAAACACGCAAATCTGCATGAAAGATTCCGTCGTTCCTGGACTGTTTCTCAAGAGGAAATAAGTTGACCCCATGGTTCAATGGCGAGCGTTCACCGCCCTCTATGCGCCACAGATGGAACCTGCAGCCGGACGGTTCAGCTCCCGTCTCGTGCCACGCGGAGGCGGTGTTGCACTGTTCGCGCTCCGCGTGTTGCGCTCAGGTGGACGCGCCGGAGGGAGGCGGTGCTGTTGCGCACTGCGCGCAAACTACATAACCGAATTCCCGTTCTCTCTCGGCGGCTGTTATGGATAATGACGAGGCAGAGGTGAGCGCGCGGCGATGCCCTCGGCTCTAACGCGCCTGCGGTCCGTCACGCGCCCGTGGAGGCTCTGAGGTCCGTGGTCTCCGTGCGCGTCCGCTTGGATACAGACATCCGATCCGGTGGCTTCTGTTTCCCGGAGCTCAACTTTGCTGCCTTTTGTGCATATTTTCTCGCAGCTGGAGTTGTAATCGTGCCGCGTGCTGTTCACTCGGCGCTTCGTGCTGCTGGGATGTGGGGAGAGGGAGCGTCCTGGGCAGATGTTTTCGCTCCTGGAAAGTTCAGCCTCGCGCCCGCTCTCCTGAACTCACGCTCGCGCGCTTGATTGTTCCACCGTAGGTGACCGCTGCAGGAATGGCCGGCGAGTGGAAACCGCGGCTCTGCGTCATGACGAAGGGCGACAACGGCTATGGCTTTCATTTGCACGGCGAAAAGGGGAAGAGCGGACAGTTCATCCGCAAAGTGGAGACGGGCTCCCCCGCCGAGGCGTCGGGGCTGCGCGCCGGGGACCGGGTGGTGGCCGTGAACGGCGTTAACGTGGAAAAGGAGACGCACCACCAGGTGAGTGCGTGCTGTGACTTGTGACTTTGCGCTCCAGGACGCAGGAGTCGGGCTCAGTCGGGCCGAGCGGCCAGGGAGCATCCTGAAGGAGTGGATCCTCATCTTTGACTTATTCCAGTAAACACGCACGCGCAGTCACGTGCATCAAGGACGGTTTCTGTGAACATGtggtaaatgttgaatgttgtgAATGATGTTACGGTCTAAATTAACTAAACACAAGCTCCGGCTCctcctgtgtttgcatgtggtcCTGTTTCACTGCGTCATGGCTCGGATAATCACTTTCCCACAGTCACAGAGGAACATTAGCACCGACCACATCTGTGTAGATGATCTTGTGGCAGCAGGAACCAAAACAAGCCTCGCTTGTGCTGAATTCCTGCCCCGGTTTGCATTTTTGCGGGGTAACGCGAAAGGAAGTGTGGTCCAGAACGTGACCTGTTCCCATGTGGTCCCGTCCCTCAGGTGGTGCAGAGGATCAAGGCCGTGCAGCACCAGACCCGGCTGCTGGTGGTGGACCCGGAGACCCACGAGAGGCTGCGGGGCCTGCGCCTCACGGCCACGGAGGAGATGGCGGCGGCCGGGTCGGGGCCCCgcgcctccaccccccctccccccgcgccGCCGTCCCCCGCGCCGTCGTCCGCGCCGTCGACCCCCGGCAGGAAGCGCGAGAACGGCTCGGTGTCCAGGCGCCCGGCGCCGGCCGGCGGCCTGGTGCCGAAGCCCAGCAGGAGGACGCCGTCCAAGGCCGCGAAGAAGGTAAACGGGTGAATGTGACGCTCATCCCCGGCGTTCTGGTGCTGACTGCTCCCCCAGTGTGATGGTTGGTAGATGTGGGTTGAAaggtcaaaaaacaggaaatcCACAGAAAAATATGAAGTCTAGGAAAGAAAGACATGTAGTTGAGCTTTTGTGAATGCCTTTGATTTATGGTTGTGACGCCGGAGGGAATGTGTCCAACAGGCCGTTAACATGAGCTCGGGTTATTAGTCGCTGACGCAGCAGCTCGCACAGCTCCATACGTTTACACGCTCCTTttccaaatccactgttttATTGTCCCGCGTTGATATGGAAAACAGGATGCACTTCCGGCAGCTCGGTCTCCATGGAACGCGACGCTCTGCTTGGGTTTCGCCTGCTCCCGATCAGCGAGGCAGCAGCGCTCTCTGCACTCGCACATGTGTTTCCACTTAGGTCCGTCCTGCCAATACGTGAGCGGCACCATTCCTACAAGCGCAGTGACAGGGGCAATCAgttaaatctgtgtgtgtgtgtgtgtgtgtgtgtgtgtgtgtgtgtgtgtgtgtgtgtgtgtgtgtgtgtgtgtgtctgcgggcCTCTGGGTTTGTGACCCGAGTGCAGAAATCCCAGTGCTTGGTGGGGTTTGATTGGCTCAGCTAAGCCTCAGGAAATACTTGGAGGTCTCGTTTCGCTCTTTCTCCCAGACTTTAATGGCTCTAATGAAAGAATGGAAAGAGGGTCGAGCACGACGAGCCAAAGCGTATCAGCGCAAACACTGGAAGGTTCTGGTGGAACTGCAGCCTTAAATGAGGTGATGCATGAATTGTTTAAGCTCCAGCACTTGATCGCTGCCAAGAAGAATCCTAAGACTTTTGTGTCCTATCTCGCAGAAATGCTGACTCAGTATTGATGCTCCGAGCTGATGCAGCGCATTATgttctgtgtatttatgtgtgcagAGTAATCGCTACAACGGAGCCAGAGGGAAACCGGAGCGATCAGCGTGAAGACATTTGTCCGTCAAAGCGCTCGGAATCCTCTGGTTGTGTTGCTTCAGTGTTTGTCATTTACAGCTGTACGCGCTGCCACGAGGTTGTTGTCTGGTTTTTCCCGACGTGTCGGAAAACGCTGACAGCAGGACATTTCCTCTCATATTTGGTTTTATAAAGAAAAGCCTGGAAAAAGCGAATCGGgcgagaagagagagagagagagcatttaAAAAGCGAGCGCAGCCAATAACAACCTTGAAACTTTGCTGGGGGAGCTTCAGGAAGTGGGCCCCactcacttgtgtgtgtgtgggcgggtgggggggggggggggggggggggggggggggtgcatgacTGTGGAGAAACACCGGAGGCGAAGACGATGGAGGAAGAGATGATCCCACTGCTGGGGTTTTAACTGTGTGCTGTGATGAGAGAGCAGGTGCACGCGGATGCGCTGAGACGCAGAAACCCCCCGTGAAGCTACAGATGTGACGcctaaagctgcagcagaggtgcGGTGTCAACATGGGCACATAATCACTCGCACATTGGCTCAATAAATTCCCCATCTGTCTCTGCGTGTGCACATCATCTGCTTTAAGTCCTTTAAAcgcattcctgtgtgtgtgtgtgtgtgtgtgtgtgtgtgtgtgtgtgtgtgtgtgtgtgtgtgtgtgtgtgtgtgtgtgtgtgtgtgtgtgtgtgacgttgAGAGATGGCTCTGCATGACAAAACAGGGGCTGGAGGTCACGAGGTCGGGACTGAGTAAATACAAACAGTAACATTTGAGAATCTCTGAGGAAGAATCTGGCGTCAATAAACAGCAGATAAACTATAATGTCCCTGCTTTCAATATTCAGACAAATCATCGCAGAGAGCATCTGGTTTCCTGACGTGTCCTGCTTTTCCTCCGTCTCATGCGGTAAAACTGTCGTGACAAGAAGAAAACTCCTCATTTCTGGCTCCCTTTGATGTTTTTGTACCTCTGCAACCAAAACATCGCGTCCTGCCATTAGTTCACAACAAAGCGAAACGAGATGACGGTTCGGGTCGCGTCTCGTCCTGCTTCCTGCCGCAACTTCTCCTTCGGCCCGAGTtaatggagaaaatgtgtcgGCGGCAGCTCTAATGCGCCAGCACACGGCGTGTCTGGAGGTTGTCAGCACCTTGTTCTGTGTCATCGCCTGTGCACAATTAGTGCTCCCACCCATGTGCTCAGCGCGGGGAGCAAATGTTAGCTTGAGAAAATGAG
It encodes:
- the LOC114860030 gene encoding Na(+)/H(+) exchange regulatory cofactor NHE-RF2 isoform X3 — encoded protein: MDNDEAEVTAAGMAGEWKPRLCVMTKGDNGYGFHLHGEKGKSGQFIRKVETGSPAEASGLRAGDRVVAVNGVNVEKETHHQVVQRIKAVQHQTRLLVVDPETHERLRGLRLTATEEMAAAGSGPRASTPPPPAPPSPAPSSAPSTPGRKRENGSVSRRPAPAGGLVPKPSRRTPSKAAKKEAVAPAEAQAQSQAQVPVQVHPSELVPRLCHLVRSDTGYGFNLHSDRSRPGQYVRSLDPGSPADRAGLRPQDRLVEVNGVSIEGMRHAEVVAFIKKGGGETWLLVVDPDTDEHFKRRGVVPTITTVRPSPTAPPAPTSTAAPPHSPSGPRARTSAATGPAPSRPRARPTGSRTRSPRRA